The Chrysoperla carnea chromosome X, inChrCarn1.1, whole genome shotgun sequence genome includes a region encoding these proteins:
- the LOC123302104 gene encoding uncharacterized protein LOC123302104 — protein MIYPEYFNMEFYQLMEACRWSIPTKLIDTLRYSYLEVDDCFHIAAFIVRNCLDAILFVNYAKKFNSFKRDFNQFEILLNECCDDLTHGSNLRKNWGTYDIRRKQWIGDSARHDERMFLWYEQIDPKILCRMLYQQMDGGNIPKWFEPWICATNCNEIDRCDCGRNSDDHDCI, from the exons ATGATTTAcccagaatattttaat atggaaTTTTATCAACTTATGGAGGCATGTCGTTGGAGTATACCTACAAAGTTAATCGACACATTACGGTATTCTTATTTAGAAGTTGATGATTGCTTTCATATTGCTGCATTTATAGTAAGAAATTGTTTGGATGCaatcttatttgtaaattatgcgAAAAAGTTCAACTCCTTTAAAAGAGATTTCAATCagtttgaaatattactaaatgaatGTTGTGATGATCTTACTCATGGAAGTAACTTGAGAAAAAATTGGGGTACATACGATATCCGCCGAAAACAATGGATTGGTGATAGTGCTAGACATGATGAGAGAATGTTTTTATGGTATGAACAAATAGATCCTAAAATTCTCTGTAGAATGCTATACCAACAAATGGATGGTGGAAATATACCGAAATGGTTCGAGCCATGGATATGTGCtacaaattgtaatgaaatagACAGATGTGATTGTGGAAGAAATAGTGATGATCATGattgtatatag